A genomic region of uncultured Paludibaculum sp. contains the following coding sequences:
- a CDS encoding carboxypeptidase regulatory-like domain-containing protein — protein sequence MLTILLSLAGGLPIHAQQSAAALNGIVRDTAGSVVPDAQLVLANVDTGVERRTVSNATGNYVFLNIPPGAYTLQTETTGFETNRIQRFTLAVNQTATIDIALTIGSLTQSVSVQAIGVEIQASTAELGTVMASTQVRDLPLNGRNFTQLLNLSPGVSDVNVAQNSNGNPAAAVGTFSFPSINGQPNRSNLFTTDGINNYGSSSTYSVPPIAETIQEFKMQSHNDQAEFGGATGGIVNVVTKSGTNSYRGSLWEYVRNNAFDAENYFHANSPVLKQNMFGGTLGGPVALPKLYDGHNKTFFYAAYQGFLDRRPANTTYRVPTTANLTGDFSDWPQQIYDPYSTRPDPNKPGSYLRDAFPGNQIPANRLNQSLVKYAQATLPQPTNIGIAGKNAIDLSGARINNNEFNARLDENWNEKNYFWFRYSGRLQDTTTSGGRQGLVNNAQFDSANWGGSWVHTFNASTLLQTQFGRTHAGTTTLIQFTDLPANYAQSLGFAEALAGPYKTGLSLFPALNVTGFFTGGEQASWDQQADIYQGKIALSKVIGAHTLKFGFEFNSLSYAGYTETPSVTFNNIQSANPSSTGNTGSALASFLLDTPDAVLRRDTLTHSRFGGVMSLFAQDQWKVTQRLTVNIGLRYDRAFVPPYGTEADGTLATGSLDLNRGVYILQALPEPCETKKSAPCIPTAGGVLPDHVELSPNGKIIQDTTKNFQPRIGIAYRLGPNTALRSSFGVFFDEYAGIIQASRNYQGSWPDIAYQQQTNLNYPTATQTKPSVSTFNPFPGGAVLPASTPFNQVAYFPDPNYKNPYSLQWNLGIEHQIDASNIVSLNYVGSGNRRLDLGGFYNTALTPGPGTPQSRALYPYIKATNYNRSWSRSNYNALQTQWQKRFAHGLAATLSYTWSKSIDIGCSGWFGVEGCSVQDPYNFNNDRSVSGFDVPHVFTGHWVWELPFGTGKPLHTGNRAADYVIGNWQLNGIVTLRSGQPYTLTVNGDIANTGNTNYMRPNVVGDWHVDNPNPNQWFDQSAFAAPSQYTFGNMGRNVLRTDGRNNFDLSVFRGFPIREQMKLEFRAEAFNAFNTPDFNAPVSNLNDPNFGKVTSVRSSRQLQFALRLMF from the coding sequence ATGCTCACTATCCTTCTGTCTCTTGCGGGAGGACTTCCCATCCACGCCCAGCAATCCGCCGCGGCCCTCAACGGAATCGTCCGTGATACCGCCGGCAGCGTAGTCCCCGACGCCCAACTTGTCCTCGCCAACGTGGACACCGGCGTCGAGCGCCGCACAGTCTCCAACGCCACCGGGAACTACGTCTTTCTCAACATCCCGCCCGGAGCCTACACCCTCCAGACCGAGACGACCGGCTTTGAGACCAATCGCATCCAGCGCTTCACCCTCGCCGTCAACCAAACCGCCACCATCGACATCGCCCTCACCATCGGTTCCCTCACCCAAAGCGTCTCCGTCCAAGCCATCGGAGTCGAAATCCAGGCATCCACCGCCGAACTAGGCACCGTTATGGCGAGCACCCAGGTCCGCGACCTCCCTCTCAACGGCCGCAACTTCACCCAGCTCCTCAACCTCAGCCCCGGGGTCTCCGACGTCAACGTCGCCCAGAACTCCAACGGCAACCCCGCCGCCGCTGTTGGGACTTTCTCTTTCCCCTCCATCAACGGTCAGCCCAACCGCAGCAATCTCTTCACCACCGATGGCATCAACAACTACGGTTCCTCCAGCACCTATAGCGTGCCTCCCATCGCCGAGACCATCCAGGAATTCAAGATGCAGTCTCACAACGACCAGGCCGAATTCGGAGGCGCCACTGGAGGAATAGTTAATGTAGTGACCAAGTCCGGCACTAACTCCTACCGCGGAAGCCTCTGGGAGTACGTCCGCAACAACGCCTTCGACGCCGAAAACTACTTCCACGCCAACTCCCCCGTCCTCAAACAGAACATGTTCGGCGGCACTCTTGGCGGACCCGTCGCCCTCCCCAAGCTCTACGACGGCCACAACAAAACGTTCTTCTACGCCGCCTACCAGGGCTTCCTCGATCGCCGCCCCGCCAACACCACCTACCGCGTGCCCACCACGGCGAATCTTACGGGCGATTTCAGTGACTGGCCCCAGCAGATCTACGATCCCTACTCCACCCGCCCCGACCCCAACAAGCCCGGCAGTTACCTCCGCGACGCCTTCCCCGGCAATCAAATCCCGGCCAATCGCCTGAATCAGTCACTCGTCAAATACGCCCAGGCCACTCTCCCGCAACCCACTAACATCGGCATCGCCGGCAAAAACGCCATCGACCTCTCCGGAGCCCGTATTAATAACAACGAGTTCAACGCCCGTCTGGACGAAAACTGGAACGAGAAAAACTACTTCTGGTTCCGCTACAGCGGCCGTCTCCAGGACACCACCACCTCCGGAGGCCGCCAGGGCCTCGTCAACAACGCCCAATTCGACTCCGCCAACTGGGGCGGAAGCTGGGTCCACACCTTCAACGCCAGCACTCTCCTCCAAACCCAATTCGGCCGCACTCACGCCGGCACCACCACCCTCATCCAATTCACTGACCTCCCGGCCAACTACGCCCAATCCCTCGGCTTCGCGGAAGCTCTCGCCGGTCCCTACAAAACCGGCCTCTCCCTCTTCCCGGCCCTCAACGTCACCGGCTTCTTCACCGGAGGCGAGCAGGCTTCCTGGGACCAGCAAGCCGACATCTATCAAGGCAAAATCGCCCTCTCCAAAGTCATTGGCGCCCACACTCTGAAATTCGGCTTTGAGTTTAACTCCCTCTCCTATGCCGGCTACACCGAAACCCCCTCGGTCACCTTCAACAACATCCAAAGTGCCAACCCCTCGAGCACCGGCAACACCGGAAGCGCTCTCGCCTCCTTCCTCCTCGACACCCCCGACGCCGTCCTCCGACGCGACACTCTCACCCACAGCCGCTTCGGTGGCGTCATGAGCCTCTTCGCCCAGGACCAATGGAAGGTCACCCAGCGCCTCACCGTGAACATCGGCCTCCGCTATGACCGCGCGTTCGTCCCGCCCTACGGCACCGAAGCCGACGGTACCCTCGCCACCGGCTCCCTCGATCTCAACCGCGGCGTCTACATCCTCCAAGCCCTTCCCGAGCCCTGCGAAACCAAGAAGTCCGCCCCCTGCATTCCAACCGCCGGAGGCGTCCTCCCCGACCACGTCGAGCTCTCGCCCAACGGCAAGATCATCCAGGACACCACGAAGAACTTCCAACCTCGCATCGGCATCGCCTACCGGTTGGGCCCCAACACCGCTCTCCGCAGCTCCTTCGGCGTCTTCTTCGACGAGTACGCCGGCATCATCCAGGCCTCGCGCAACTACCAGGGAAGCTGGCCCGACATCGCCTACCAGCAACAGACCAATCTCAACTACCCCACGGCTACCCAGACCAAACCCTCCGTCAGCACCTTCAACCCGTTCCCCGGCGGAGCCGTCCTCCCGGCCTCTACCCCGTTCAACCAGGTCGCCTACTTCCCGGACCCCAACTACAAGAATCCTTACTCGCTCCAATGGAACCTCGGCATCGAGCACCAGATCGATGCCTCAAACATTGTCAGCCTCAACTACGTCGGTTCCGGCAACCGCCGCCTCGACCTCGGCGGCTTCTACAACACCGCCCTCACCCCCGGTCCCGGCACACCCCAATCCCGAGCCCTCTACCCCTACATCAAAGCCACCAACTACAACCGCAGTTGGAGCCGCAGCAATTACAACGCGCTCCAAACGCAATGGCAGAAGCGCTTCGCCCACGGCCTCGCCGCCACGCTCTCCTATACTTGGTCCAAGTCCATCGACATCGGCTGCTCCGGCTGGTTCGGAGTCGAAGGCTGCTCCGTCCAGGACCCCTACAACTTCAATAACGACCGCAGCGTCTCCGGCTTCGACGTCCCCCACGTGTTCACCGGACACTGGGTCTGGGAACTCCCCTTCGGCACCGGCAAGCCACTCCACACCGGCAACCGGGCAGCGGATTACGTCATCGGCAACTGGCAGCTCAACGGCATCGTCACCCTCCGTTCCGGCCAGCCCTACACCCTAACGGTCAACGGAGACATCGCCAACACCGGCAACACCAACTACATGCGTCCCAACGTCGTCGGCGACTGGCACGTCGACAATCCCAACCCCAACCAGTGGTTCGATCAATCCGCCTTTGCCGCCCCCTCCCAGTACACCTTCGGGAACATGGGCCGCAACGTCCTCCGCACCGATGGCCGCAACAACTTCGACCTCTCCGTCTTCCGAGGATTCCCCATCCGTGAACAAATGAAGCTGGAATTCCGCGCCGAGGCCTTCAACGCCTTCAATACCCCCGACTTCAACGCCCCCGTGTCGAATCTCAACGATCCGAACTTCGGCAAGGTCACCAGCGTCCGGTCCTCCCGTCAATTGCAATTCGCCCTGAGGCTGATGTTCTAA
- a CDS encoding GntR family transcriptional regulator, which yields MSTADLTPLKAGSLPQQVVAALKNAIFSRRLKPGDLIREAKIAIDLGVSQNTVREALLELQQSGLVVRSPNRSTIVTQLSNRDIEERVSVRLLLEPECIRLASHRMQPPDFKSLWKLIHQMEEAKGPEAAHLDLNFHRVLWTCSGHRILADTLEQLVLPLFAFVTIVRFSNVENLRALAARHVTVIRALESRNEEQLADVVRNHLTEHYQDFLNQS from the coding sequence ATGTCAACAGCGGACCTGACACCCCTGAAGGCCGGTTCCTTACCCCAGCAAGTGGTTGCTGCCTTGAAAAACGCGATCTTCTCCCGTCGCCTCAAACCCGGCGACCTCATCCGCGAAGCCAAAATCGCCATCGATCTCGGTGTCAGTCAGAACACCGTCCGCGAGGCTCTTCTCGAACTCCAGCAAAGCGGCTTGGTTGTTCGCAGTCCCAACCGAAGCACGATCGTTACCCAGCTTTCCAACCGCGACATCGAGGAGCGTGTCTCCGTCCGCCTCCTCCTCGAGCCCGAGTGCATCCGCCTCGCCTCTCACCGCATGCAACCCCCCGACTTCAAATCGCTCTGGAAGCTCATCCACCAGATGGAAGAGGCCAAGGGCCCCGAAGCCGCGCACCTCGACCTCAACTTTCACCGCGTCCTTTGGACCTGCTCCGGCCACCGAATCCTCGCCGATACCCTCGAGCAGCTCGTCCTCCCCCTCTTTGCCTTCGTGACTATCGTCCGCTTTAGCAACGTGGAGAACCTCCGCGCCCTGGCCGCCCGTCACGTCACCGTCATCCGCGCGCTCGAATCGCGCAACGAGGAACAACTAGCGGACGTCGTCCGCAATCACCTCACCGAGCACTACCAGGACTTCCTGAACCAGTCCTAA